aaaggtaccaaccccgaaaccctatccttgggctataaatagcccaagaaggtaagGTTTTGAGTTTAATtactctctcacactcatatacacacataTCAACCCTTCATTCATATTTATCTGCATCTTCCCCAAAAGagagttcttactctcacaccggaggcgccgcgggaccaaaaccccccttccggtgttgttttgtaggaaccccaccACAACTACACCTTCACAGCGGCAAAGGATCCAGGCACGGCGTCGAAGGAGcggccccgccaccaggagttattatttagcgctagaaggaggggttcTCCATCCCTGGGTCTTGGTGCCCCcggattcaccttcatcagcaaactcttgaaagagtccatttattcaacttgtaagaacccaagcAACCAACCTCTTCCATAAAcatgaatgttgtttatttaagccacgtttgtgtgtgctcgtCATTTTAcgccacgtttgtgtgagccttTTCGTTGATTTgagccacgtttgtgtgtgctatTGTTGGTTTTGATCGCTTTAGAACCCCGATTTTGCTTTAGTTTGCATATTGCCTTTGTGTTTATAACCCCGCTATACTTGTTCTGCCACCTCGTTAAGTAGTCCCAGGGAGCTATTTGTTGGTGTTTGTTATTATTCTGGGTAGTTTTTGCAATTTTTAAAAAGCAACCTCAGATCGATATTTTCTATAGCATATTGTTGTTAGTTGTTGTTGGTATTGTTGAGAAATGGCAAGATCGGGAAAGCATACTTCTGGGAGACCATCTGCTAGCGCTCAGGTCCAGGAGCCGAACCACTCCCAGGCCCTTGATGCGGGATCCGAAGTgttccaggagcaaccattgcAACACACTCCCATCGTGGAGAGAATTGTAAACACCAGAGACGTCAGAAGCCTTATTGAGCTTAACCaatacaagtacaccaatgtcccagtagccgaagagcacatggccaaccttacaagtgatgaactagcagaagcaatcaggctctacaggCAGGAGCAAACCCGGCTCCAGGAAGAAGCCAAACTTGAGGAGGAACCGgaggagtccggggactcccaACAATCTAAAAGATCTGTGTTTGACCAAATTGGAGCCAAGgggaagaaaagaaaaaaagatcAAGGCAATAAAAAAGAAACAGAAGCTGCTAAGCAGAGAAAGTTGGAAGAGGTGCGGGAGCAAATCAAGAAAGAGGAAGAAGCAAAGCTTGAACTAAAGATCCAAATGAGAATGTATTTAGAAGAAGAGAAACTACTGGCCAAGTCCAGGAGCAAGAGAACCTGAAGAGACCCTACTCCagagctaaattctgatgatgaagaagaagaaaagtaGAAGGACCTGAAAGATATGATCTATGAATTGCAAAGAAAGATGGACAGAGACTCAGGAGTAGAAATTGGAGAAATATTAACTCTCTTTAGCCACTCCTTAGAGGCCATTTCCCGGCAGCGGGACTTGAAGCATTACaactttgatttctttgatggTCTAGGAGACTCGGTGGAGCACCTGGACTACTTTGAGCAGATAGCACAGATATATTACTACAATGACTTGACAAAATCAAGATTCTTCGCTTCAActcttaagggaggggcccaaagatggttcagcagaatcccctCCCGCAGCATCCATAGTTGGAAGGAATTATGCGCTTCCTTCCTTCAAAGATTTCGGGCAAACAAAATGcacgaaatgcacatgtgtcacctggagacaatccggcAGCATGACAATGAGTCCCTCTCTGCATACATGCGCCGGTTCCAGGAAGGAATCAACAAAGTCTCAAGCTTGGATGAGAGAGAAGCTTTGAGAATTTTCAGGAGAAAGTTGGACCCAGAGCACAATGAGAGATATATCGTGGAGCTAATTAATAAGGAGTCACAAAGTCTGGCAGCAGCTTACTCCATGGATGCCAGATTCGTAAAGGAAACAGATGTGCTCCAGGCAATGAGGATGACCCGGAATGGGGGGTCCAGGAGTAAAAacactgatgaccgaccgaaagggggtcACCATCAGGATAAGAAGTTCAAGCAAGGCAACCAAATCCAAGAAAGATAAACTACTCCGGTTTTCCAGAGACTTGGTCCTAAGCAGGAGTCAAACAGCGATCAAGGACCCGCGAAGCAACCCCGGGAGCCAAAGCAGGAGCcggactggactcctctcaacatgaTCCGGGAGGAAATCTTGAAAGAGGTAAAAGACAAGCCTTTATATTATCCTCCGAAAccaatgcaaactcctccggAAAGCAGGCCTTACAATAGGCAGTGTGATTATCATGTGACACATGGTCACAAGACCGAGAACtgcttatcactcaagtacttcattgaggACCAAGTGAAGAAAGGAAATATGAACAAGTACTTAGTCCGGGATAGCAACAACAGGGGAGAAGCAGAATAGAGGGAAGAATATAGTCAATGTAGTCCTAGGAGGCTCACACTCCCTACCTCGGAGCCCGGACTTCGGCGAAGAAGTGCTCTCAATTCAATCACTCCTAGAcctggtgatatccttcagcagtaaggactacgaaggagtcaaccctcatcataatgcagctttggttgtcactttggacatctttgataatgaagtaagaagaatgctcatagacaatggttcctcagtaaatattctcttcaagcacacagtggaTCGAATGCAGTTAGGGAGCGTCTGCTCAAACGAGTTGCGGGAGGACCCACTCTATGGGTTCGGCAACAACTTAGTCTCGATCCAAGGAATTTTATATATGCCAGTCATTTTTGGAACTGCTCCTAACCAAGTGACTCATGTCATCAAGTTTTATGTAATCAACGCTCCTTCGTCATACAACGGAATAATTGGCAGATCAGCTATAACCATGATGCAAGcgataacttcaatctcccatctcaagatCAAGTTCTCAACCCGAACAGGAGTCGGGGAAATAAAAGGAGATTATGAAGTTGCTGAAACATGCTACACCCAGGGGTTAGTGATGGCAGAAACCCACCAGGATAACAAAAGGAAGGAAACAGTCCTTCGCAAGCAACAAAGCATGAAGAAGCACCGACCCCGGACAAGGGAAGAAGCAACAAAAGAAGTACAACTCATTAAGTCAAGTCTGGAGGAAGAAGCAAATATAACAAGTCCGGAAGGACCggcaagcaaccaagtcatggtagtgGACAAGGCAAATCAGGTCCTAGACCAAGCCAGTCCTACCATGCAGGAAACCAAGGAATCTGAACAAGTAAACTCATATCTGAAGAAGAACTCTGAAGCCCGAATTCATCAAATAGTTTCAAATAAAGAACAAGCAAAAATCGAAGCTGCAGTAGAAACAGAAGAAGTCCAGGTTGATGAGAGCAGTCCTAACAAAAAGGTGAAAGTTAGATCAGGACTCGAGGAGTCCTTCAAGGAGAGATTAGTGTCCCTGCTCCGGTAATATAAAGATGTTTTTTTCCTGGAGTCCAAGAGACACGCCCGAACTACATGAGTCCATAGCAATACACAGCTTGGATGTCAACCCAAACAGAAAACCAATCAAACagaagagaagaaattttgccccggagaGGCAAAAAGCCATAGACGAAGAAGTGGAGAAGCAACTCAaagcaggaatcatcaaagaaatcaaatatcCGGAGTGGCTAGCTAATGTTGTTATGGTGAAGAAGTCCAACGGTAAATGGAGAATGTGTTGGAACTacaccgatctgaatgatgcatgcccgaaggacccataccctctcccaaatattgatcaactgatagatgccacctccagacacatcatgctaagtttcatggacgccttctccggatacaaccagatcaagatgaaccCGAAGGACATACCTAAGACAACATTCATAACTCATAGAGCAGTCTATGCTTATGTGATGCTGCCCTTCGGACTAACAAGCGCATGATCAACGTACCGagagccatgaacaagatattcaagtcccagaGTGGGAGGAACTTGGAGTGTTATGTTGACGACATGATTTCTAAATCAACAACTATATCAGGACATGTGGAAGATCTGAAGGAGTGCTTTTACAacctaaggaagaaccaaatcAAGCTAAATCCGGAGAAATACATCTTCGGGGTAGGAGCAGGCAAATTCttaggattcatgatcagcaacagaggaatagaagccaatccggagaagataaaagcaatccaggagatgagGGCTCCCAGGacacaaaaagatgtgcagaagctagcaggatcccTAGCAGCACTCGGGAGATTTGTCTCAAAGCTAGCAGAAAGGTGTTTACCATTCTTTGATTTAATCAAAGGAGCAAGCAATAGGAAAGAGGTGAACTGGAGTCCGGAGTGCCAAAAGGCATTTGAGGAAATCAAGTCTTACCTCTctcagccaccagtcctaactaaagctCAGCCAGGAGAGCGTCTCTATTTATACTTGTCAGCAGGAGGACAAGCCGTAGAAGCTGCCCtaatcagggaagagaatggaaaACAACAACCAGTTTACTATATAAGCCAAGTCCTCAAAGACGCAGAAACAAGATACCCAAGATTGGAAAAGTTTGCCTTTGTATTGGTCATAACTTAAAGAAAACTCAGGCACTACTTTCAGGGAAGAGAAATCAGAGTGGTGATAAATCAGCCCCTAAGGAAAATAATTCACAAGCCAGATGTCTCGGGAAGACTTGTCAATTGGGATGTGGTGTTGAGCCAGTTCAATTTAAGCTTCATTCCCAGGACTGCCATTAAAGCTCAAGCActtgcagatttcataatcgaatgcaacttcccAGAAGAAAAGCCAGAACCAATGAACATGGATCTGGAGCCAGAAAAAGATGCAAGTCCAGGAACCTGGACCTTGAAagtagatggttcttcaacaagcgAAAGGTCAGGAGCCGGACTCATACTCAAGAAGGATTCACGATTCAAACAGCTATATCTTTCGGCTTCCCCGCAACAAACAATCAGGAAGAATATAAGGTGTTGATTGCAGGACTAAAGCTCTCCAGGACTCTGAGGGTCCAGGACttaaaaatctacagcgactcccagataaTGGTCAAACAAACAAATGAAAAATGCATAGCAAAAGACCCTACTCTGGCGAAGTACCAAGCATTGGTTCAAAGTTACTTAGCCTCAATACCAAACAATCAAGTACTTCAGATATAtcgagaagaaaatgaagaagcggaTATTCTATCCAAATTAGTTCGGAACTCATCAGATCTGGACTGCTCAGTTTACTTTGAAGAACTCCACAAACCATCTATTGAATCCGGAGAAATCTTGGTAATTGAAAGCAACCAGAACTGGATGACTCCTTTCATCAACTAATTGGAGAAAGGAGAGCTCCCTAAAGACAAAGGAAAAGCCCAAAGGTTAAAAGCAAAAGCAGTcaagttcttcctcgaagaaGGACTGCTCTACCGCAGGACTTTTTCATCTCCTATCCTGAAATCTGTCGGTCCGGAAGAAGCAAAGTACTGTTTGGCGGAAGTGCATGAAGGGATATGCGGAGATCACATGTCTGCAAAGTccctagctcataagatcataTGAAAAtgctactactggccaactattCATCAAGGTGCAATAGAGTTcgtgaaaaaatgcaaggaatgccaactcttcagcaatgtgtCCCGGATCAGCCCAATCCTACCCTTCTCAGTCCTGTCACCTATCCCATTTGCTGTCTGGGGTATTGACATCATGGGACCCTTTCCCCGAGCCAAAGGAGATCTCAGGTACTTATTAGTCTCAATTGACTACATGACCAAATGGGTTGAAGGGAAAGCAATGAGAACAATCAATCAGCAagactgcataaagtttatggacaacattttgatgaggttcagaataccacgagtcctagtatcagacaATGGACCCCAATTCATCGGATCAGAATTCGAGTCCTACCTTCAAGAGTGCAGGATCAAGCACAAGAAGTCATCAGTAGCATATCCCCAAGGAAACGGCCAAGTAGAAGTTACCAACAGAATCCTACTCCGGGGTATTGAAAAGagactcaaagaaagcaaaagcaaATGACCAAAAGAACTACCAAGCATACTAtggtcctacaggacaagcccCAGGACAAACACAggagaaactccattcaaactagcTTATGGCACAGAAGCAATGCTTCCTATTGAAGTGGGATCTCCTTCTcacagagcaataaactttgaGGAAGAAGCAAATGAAGAAGGACTAAAACAAACATGGAGTTAATTGATGAAGTCCGGGACCAAGCTATAGAAAGGATGGAAAAATACATGGAGAAAATAAGTGAGCACTTCAGTAAGAAGTCcagagtcaaaaacttccaaaTTGGAGACTTAGTCCTTCGAGACACAGAAGCATCAGATCTCACAAACACTGGAAAgctaatgcccaaatgggaaggaccatacaaggcCAAAGAAGTCCTAAGGCCATAAACCTACAAACTCCTGAATATGGATGGCTCAAAAATCCCAAATACTTGGCATGGACTAAGGCTAAAAAAATTCTACCAATAAAAGaacaaacaaagcaaccaaaatcTTGTAGCCAATATGGCAAGAAACCAATTTTTTTTCCTTATATTTTGTTTGAATGATTAATGAAAAGCAATTCCTCTTTACATTTATCAAAGCCACCACTAGttcggacaagctattagtcaggactagagcaaccatttgtacttagaattaattttctaaaaaCCCACCACTAGTctggacaagctattagtcaggactagtgcaaccatttttgcttagaattaattttctaactaaaaagcCACCACTATTCCGGACAatctattagtcaggactagtgcaaccattttttcttagaattaattttctaactaaaaagcaaccactagtcccgacaagctattagtcaggactggagcaaccatttttacttagaattaattttctaagtaaaaaaaacaaccactagtccggacaagcaaTTAGTCAtgactagagcaaccatttttacttagaattagttttctaactaaaaagccacccactagtccggacaagcaattagtcaggactagtgcaaccatttttacttagaattaattttctaaataaaaagaaaccactagtccggacaagcatttagtcaggactagagaaacatttttacttagaattaactTTCTAACTAAAAATCTGCCCACTAGTCCGGACACGcaattagtcaggactagagcaaccatttttactttaaattaattttctaagtaaaaaagacaaccactagtccggactaGCTATGAGtccaggactagagcaaccatttttacttagaaatACCTCCCTAGGTAAAAAAACCTAACCACTaatccggacaagctattagtcaagACTAGAGCAAACTATAACTTAGAAAAATTTTCTAAGGCAAAAAGAAACTAAAATAGCAAAGCAGAATAACAGCAATAAATGCAAGCATTCAAAACATAACAAGACTAAAAGTCAGCCCAGAGCAAAGTACGAAAATTACAAACAGCAAATGGTTAAAAGTCTCATAGCAACATCGAATTACAATTCAGAAGAAATTAAGACTCTGGAGCATTGGGAGGAAGGAAGTTAGGGCAAGGACCATCGAAGGGCTCCGGATCATCGAGTCCAGCCTCAATGTTCTGCTTAGCCTTAATGAACTCTTCAACAAAGCTGTCCCAATTTGCCTCTGGATCAGTCTTGATGTGTCTTTCAGCAATAACCCAACATCGACCAATCTCCGGAGCACCTACATTCGCAATCACCCTGTCATACTCTTCGGACTTCTTGAACTCTTCAATGACCTCGGACTCCGGCCTCACAGAGGAAAGCTGCTTCCGGAGTTCAGCTAGGTCAGACTTTAAATCCGCAGCCTCCTTCTCAGCAATCTCGGCCCGGGTCGTGACATCATTAGAATGCTTATTTAGTCCGGCCAAGGAAGTATCCTTGACAATGATCTGATCCCGGAGCTGACCAATCTCAGTGTCCTTATCAGCAATGGAGGTCTGAGCATTCTTCAAATCATTATATGCAAGGGAAGCATCTCCGGCCATATAACCACCAAGCTACAAAACATAAGATACAAACCTCAGAAAAATACTCAAGACAAGAATAAAAGATAAACAGAACTCAGGGAAACATTCCATACCCGGCCCCAGATACGAGTACACTCCTTCATCGTAGCATCGAATCCGGAGCGGTTCATCTCCTTCCACTCCTCCGGAGAAGGTATCTCAACCATAAAACGCGCAACTTCCAGCTCAAACTCCGGACTGGATCTCTCCAGTTGTTCTTCCACAACACCCTTCCCCCTATCCACCCTAGACCCAGTACCAGCATCAAAATTTTAACTCTGGGGAGGTTTGGAACCAAGAGTCCGAAGCCTCTTCTTCTTCCATCCGGATTCAACATCAGGAACCTCTCCAAGAGGCTACAAATCCTCCAAGTTGGCAAACTCATCACCCATATCCACCTCAGCATTTGGCTTCAGAGCAGTCTCATTCACATCAGCCTAGGGCTTCAAAGCAGCATTACTCTGCGATCCCTCCTCTGCGGAAGCATTGGATCCAGACCCACGAACAACAGCTTTCTTCGACAGCTTAAAAGCTTTTCCCAAACCCTTAAGTGCTTCACTATATGCCGAAGAAGACATATCTGGATTATAATTTGGTAAGCCTGCCAAAAAACAAAGCAAAAAACACACAAGTCAAAAAACTACAAAGAACCACAACAAAATAAAACACATAAACAGTCCGAACACAAAACATATAAATAGTCCGGACACAAAACCAAATTGCTTACAACCTAGCCTATGCATAGTCCTGTGAATCATGAAAGTGTCACGGGTCATCTGAAAACCAAGACATTCGCAGAAAGCAAAAATCATCCGGATAGCATCCCATCGGAGAACATCCCTACGAAACCGAGTCCGGACTCCCTCGGCAGCAACACGGGGAAGGTAATATAAATCTAAACCCCTAAGCATAATCAACTCCCCATTCCAGTGCTTTAAAGAGGACTGTTGAATAACGGGCCTGTACGATCCACCATAACCACATTTCGGAGCCCGGAACCGAATCTCATACAGAGGCATCTGGCTGGACCGGACCAGGTGGAAAATATGATGCCATAACTTAAAGGTGGGTTGCACTTTAAACTGGTTGCCGGAAGCAATGAACCAGGACATCCATTTTATCCTATTGGGAGTTATCTGCATGGGAGATAGTTTGTACTCATACTTACAGAGATGCTTCAAAAAGAGATGCCAATGTGGATTCCATCCGGAGCGAAGATGCTCCAACCACACAGGAACGAATCCATCGGCCGGTCTGTGATAAATCCGCTCATCGGGCTCCGGCCACCTCCACTTAATCCGACGGTCCAACTGAAAAGCAACCCGGAGTGACGAGTCATGCACCGCATGATCTAAAACAGTGTACTCATCCTTCAGCTCATAGTGTTCCTTGGCCACTATACTATCCGCAAACTTCCTGTCGAGTTCTTCTTTATTGTAAGGCCCCGGACCCGCATTAGGCTGCCTCACATACCCGGACCTAATACTTCTATAATAGAAGTTGTTCTCTATCTCATCACTCTTGGTGATGAAGTAACCCGGGGTGTCAACCCATAATCCCTCCGGAGTGCAAGGCACCTTCCTAGAGGAAATCCTAGCTACAGAAAGTTTGGTTATAGCTTCAGATTCTGAGGTGGACGCTTTCTTCCCCATCTCAATCCGCTCAGAATCACTAGAAGACTCTAAATCTGAACCAGAAACCCCAGATATCAAGTAATGTAGGCCTTTTCACGAGCTTTAGTCTggaccataaacctaaaacaagtGATAAAGGTTAGTCTATATCcctacagtttatttatcttgAAAGCTATATGGTCCGGACTACCCTGTGTTCAATTTTATTTAAAGTCAAAAGCAAACAGTCCGGAGACCCATAACTCAAAAGCCCAAATAAACACCAAAAACAGGGTAACCACTCCGGACTACAAACCCCTGAAACTCACCTATTACTCCGGACACAAATGTcacaataacacaaaaacagCAAAAAACCGAATAACAAAAATATATCAGTCCGGACTAAGCAAGCAAGTCCAAACCCAAACAAAAAACCCTAAACACAGAAACACTATTGACCAAAATCAAACACCAAAATATGACAAAAAAAATACACATACGGATATATACACAAGCATTCAACCAAAAAACAAATACGACACAAAATCACTATAGCAGAAACACAAAACCCAATTGCACAGCAAACCAAAACAAAGGAACAAAGAAAGAAATAAACACTTACAAGATAGAGATAATGGAGAATTTGGGGACGACCGAGCAACGAACAGACACCTTCAAGTTCTCCCGTGGACAAACGCCGGAAAAGCTTCAGAAAAAATAAGGAGAGAAAAGCGAGAAgagaaagaagagaaaataaaaaagaaagagaagggGGAGGAGTGCCTTTTATAGGCACGGTGAATCCCAACAGCCGACGCCACGTGGCAAAATCTGGATCGTCCATCAAAAAAGTAATTGATACAGATAATGATGAGGCACGTCTATCCACAATTCTTACAGCTGTTAAAATTCAAATCATTAGGGGGGAAATCCCAAAAACTGTTTCAACTTCCAAGTCCGGACCACTGAAGTTAACGCAATCCGGAATGgagggcaagaaaagctcaaattcttctaaagacaaccaactTTAGTCCGGATTGGCCGAACTCAGCGCCATCCGGACTGGGGGgccaagaaaagctcaaattcttctaaagacaaccaatATTAGTCCTGATTGGCTAAACTCAACGTAATCCGGACTCGGGGGAAAGCAaaactcaaattcttctaagaacAACAAACTTTACTCCTGATtggccgaactcagcgcaatccggactgcggagtaaggaaagctcaaattcttctaaagacaaccaaccttaatcctgattggccgaactcagcgcaatccggagTAGGGAGCAAGGAAATctcaaattcttctaagaacaaccaaccttagtcctgattggccgaACTCAACCCAATACGGACTGGGGGCaaggaaagctcaaattcttctaagaacAAACCTTAGTCGTGGTtggccgaactcagcgcaatccggactgggggcaaggaaagctc
This sequence is a window from Apium graveolens cultivar Ventura chromosome 9, ASM990537v1, whole genome shotgun sequence. Protein-coding genes within it:
- the LOC141685091 gene encoding uncharacterized protein LOC141685091, which produces MDRDSGVEIGEILTLFSHSLEAISRQRDLKHYNFDFFDGLGDSVEHLDYFEQIAQIYYYNDLTKSRFFASTLKGGAQRWFSRIPSRSIHSWKELCASFLQRFRANKMHEMHMCHLETIRQHDNESLSAYMRRFQEGINKVSSLDEREALRIFRRKLDPEHNERYIVELINKESQSLAAAYSMDARFVKETDVLQRLGPKQESNSDQGPAKQPREPKQEPDWTPLNMIREEILKEVKDKPLYYPPKPMQTPPESRPYNRQCDYHVTHGHKTENCLSLKYFIEDQVKKGNMNKYLVRDSNNRGEAE